tgtaatccctgctattgggaggctgaggcaggagaatcacttggatccaggaggtggaagttgcagtaaagctgggattgcaccattgcactccagcctgggcaagaagagtgaaactctgtctcaaaatttaaaataaaataaaataaaatatataaataaaataaaataaaatatataaaaaataaaataaataaaataaaataaataataaaataagaaaaatgagccagggatgatagcatacacctgtagtcccagctactagggaggctgaagtgggaggaccgcttgagcctgggaatttgaggttacagtgagctgcgattgcaccactgcactccagccttggtgacagagtgagatcttgtgaaAGAGAGAgggactgaaagaagaaaaaaagagaagacatgaGCATGGTGGGCATGGGGACAGATGGCAGTGTTAAATAGAATGGTCAGGGGTGGCCTCCTAAGTGAAaattgagcaaagacttgaaggaggggaaggagttggccaaggtgctgagggaagaggattataggcagaaaaacagaataaagtgTCTGAGGTGTGTCTAAGGCTCTGGAAGGAGGCCAGTGGAGCAGAAGGATAGAGGGAGAGAATTAGGGGAAGGGATCAATACATATCACATAAGCCCTGGGAGGTTATTGCTGGGGgtttttggcttttactctgactgAGATGGGAACTGTgggagggttctgagcagagaGGCGACGTGATCTGTCTCCTGATATAAAAGCATTCTCTGGCTGCTGAGTTGAGAAAGGCTGTGGGAAGATGTGGGTAGAAGCATGGGGGCCAAGCTGTGTCAACATCAGGCAGGAGATGTTAGTGGTCTTGACCAGGGTCTTGGTGGTGGTGAGAGATGGTCAGAGGAGAGAAGtaggggaggaggccagggagttgctgggtggGGATCTTCAGTACGTGTTGAAGACAGTCAACAGGATTTCCTGACAGACTAGATGTGGGGTGTGAGAGAAGGCAGGGGTCAAGGTTGAGTTTGATTCTTACTGaattattaagtaattttaaaaaacactactgcCTTTCTCAATCCTACCAAGTATGGGATGCTAGATTAAAGAAATCTCTTCATtctagtgcagtggctcatgcctctagtcccagctgtttgggaagcAGAGATGGGAGTATCTTttaagggcaggagttcaagaccagcgtgggcaacatagtaagacctcttctctacaaaaatgtttttcaaaatttaataaaataaatgtagctaggcatggtgatgtatacttgtagtcccagctactcaggtggctgaggtgggcagatctcttgaggtcaggagtttgaggccagcttgggcaatatagcaagacccctcactctacaaaaaatttaaaaaatagccaggtatggtagcactcaactgtagtaccagctactggggagctgaGACAgcaagatggcttgagcccaggagattgtggctgcagtgagctgtaagtacacaactgcactccagtctgggtgacagagcacgacctGTCTCACAGtacaaacagaaatacaaataaaataatgaaatctcaaGTTAGAGCCTTTTGTCTCTGCAGCCCTTGCAACCTCAGAGCCGTGCAGTGGGGTTTGTACTTCCGGGAATGAGGAGACCGCTGCCCAGTGTTGTTGCCTGACtaatcagtgtttttaaaaatgtattaattggggtgggtgcagtggctcatgcctgtaatcctggcactttgggagaccaaaggggatggatcacctgaggtcaagagttcgagaccagcctggccaacatggtgaaaccccgtttctactgaaaaaacacaaaagttagccgggcatggtggtgggcacctgcccagctacttgagaggcagaggcaggagaatcacttgagcctggggatggaggttgcagtgagccgagatcgcgccacttcactccagcctgggtgaaatagcgagactccatctccaaaaaaaaaaaagagtattaacatgtaatgattttattattaatatgtaatgaatattaaatatttttaaaaatttgtattatatcaacatgtaatggttttattaatatgtaataatatttttaaaatttagttatattttctaattttaatatatttatataaagaaaaagtcttagagatcttcaataaagttaaaaaatgtaaaaggatgCTAGACCCCAAAAGATTGAGAACTTCTAGTTTAGAAATATTCAAAGTAAGGCACATGGAACTTGCTacttaatctattttctttttttctcttttcttttaggagatgggatctcaccctgtcactcaggctggagtacagtggtgccatcacagctcactgcagctttgaactcctgggctaaggatcctcctgcctcagcctcctgagtagctgggactgtaggtatacatgatgacacctggctaatttttaaattgttttgtagacatggggtctcactttattggccaggctggtgtcaaactcctggcctcaggtgacccttccacccctgcctcccatcctAGAGGTATGAACCATGACAACAAGCGCTTGTTCAATTttctaaaaaggtaaaaaatgtcTAAAGGCTGTGGGATGATGGcaggaaaagtagaaaaacagaagagtAAGTTCAAATAACTTATTCACACATATTCTTTCGACAGCAAGAAGAACTTGTAGTATATATGttcctcacaaaaaaaaaaggcaaataaactgTTGTATAAGAACTTCAACACACACTGTACAATATTCCCACTTTGCTGACATCACTTATGGAAATTCTTCGTGGTTTATTGACTATCGCTATCAGTATTTTGCTTCTCTGATCATTTTTATCAACTTCCTCATCGGTTAACTTTTCTCCAAGGTATGTCGTATTGCGACATACTGCTGCTGCACAAACATGGCTAGCATCTTCTTATTAGACATATAGAATGCttccctaatttctttttttttaccatctatctctgtgttttgcatttttcttacctTTATTGTCAGAGACTCCAAAAAGTCCGTTGTACTAATTTATCATGATTTGcttcattaatatatattttgcttataTGGAGTTTTACCCAACAAACCTCATTAGATAATTTCTAACCTGTTTCCCCCCCCCCccaagacaaggtcttgcttggttgtccaggctggagtgtggtggtgctgtagtctcaaccttccaggctcaagcaatcctcccacctcagcctcccaagtggctgagactataggtgcttgCCTCTATGCCCAACTCATATTTGGACTTTTTCTGTATGTGGGTTCCAGAGGGATGACTGCGAAATGTGAGTATGCATAGATTTTGATATATGCAGAGATAGGTGGCTGGAACGAATTCTCTCTgtataccaagggacaactgtatgtGGTTTTACAATTATGCTGTAGGACACATACTGTTCTGTagcctttaaaataataatttgtaatgacaaataatttttaatagggtggaataataatattgataaaagtAGCAGCTGGCCAAGTGTGGTTGCTCACACCATTAAtcacaatactttgggaggctgaggcaggaggatggcttgaggtcaagCGTTTGAGACAGGTCTCGGAAACAAAGGGAGTCACCATccctacagaaaaatacatgaattagcctagtgtggtgacgtgttcctgtagtcccagctacttgggaggctgaggtgggaagatcgcctgagctcagggaagctgagattgtagtgagtcatgatcaggcctctgcactccagcctgagtgacagagtgacactccgtctcaaaaaagtagCAGCTAACATGAAGTGACCTTTTACTAGATGCCTATAAATATCATAGTTTAGTTTCTTATAactgtttcttatttcacttaactacTCTGTCTTCAATCACTCCTAGATTTTCACTTGAGTTTGTACAGTTGACCTTTTGTTTAGATTGAATTGCCTCCCTAAGGTATTTCCAGAAGTAAGATTACTGTGAGTCATGGTGAATGGACATTCTATTTGCCCTTGATGTAAACTGACAAGGTTTTGGGTGCCTCccagctataatcccagccctttggaggctaagacaggacaattgcttgaggccaagagttggaggaggcagtaaggtgagaccctgtctttattattttaaaaaattgccaagcTTTACCCTGGAAGGCTATGTACTACTTAAAACACCCCTCATAATACAAGAAAGTGTCCATTTCACTGCACCTCTGCCAGCACAGGGTATTATAATTTAATaagtttttttcattgttttaaatagataaaagacCTCATGTTACTTTATTtgtcacattttaacatctttcCTTAGCTTATTAGCTCTATTTCCTTTCTGTCTGtaaatggttgttgttgttttgttctttgagacagggtcttgctgtgtcacccaggcttgatgACTGTAATGGCATAATCAtgactcaccgcagccttgacctcccatgctcaaACTACCCTCCCAtgtcagcttcccgagtagctgggactgcaagtgtgcaccagcactcccagctaatttttttctttttttggatagagacagggtcttgctgtgctgtCCAGGCCggtctctagctcctggcctcaagcaatcctcctgcgttggcttctgaaattgctggaatttcaggcatgagccgtGATGTCTGGCCTGTACTAGTCTTTTATTTTCTAGAGTTCTCTTTAGTTTGTGCTAGCCAATCTCTCATTGTGCTGTTCCCCGTTATAATGAATAATTCTCTGTATTAAATTTTACCACTTTAAACTTTTGAGTGGTTTATGTCTCCTGATTGGACTCTGACTAATATGCTAGGAAGGGTCCCAGGAGATAAAcccacacagatgggatttgGGCATAGGTTTGGTTATCCAAGGGGCAGTGCTGAGCTCCTTGCCAATGGGAAATGGGATGCTGGTGATTTCCAGGAAGTGACCTCACAATGACTCAAGCTACCACTTACTGTTGATTGTGATGAAATGCCAGCTGAGGCACATGCCTTGGGAGTTAAGTGGTTGCTGCACTTGACCACTATGAAGAGTGGTGTGGGAAGGGTCCTTTTGGATGCACttgagcaggggtccccaacccctgagcCATGGAGCTGTAaggagccacacagcaggaggtgagtggtgtcgAGTGagggaagcttcatctgtatttacagccactcccctttGTTCACATttctgcctgagctccgccttctCTCaggtcagcagcagcattagattctcataggagctcaCACCCTATTTGTGAACCGTGCATGTGAGAGATCTAGGTTGCGCTgtccctatgagaatctaatgcctgatgatctgtcactttcTCCCATCATGCTCAGAGGATGGGACCATCTAGTCACAGGAAAACAGGCTTAACACAGCCACTGATGCTACATTATGGTGAATTCTATGATTTCATTATATCTTACAACATAATAGGGGAAATAAAGTACctaataaatgtaatgtgtttGACTCTTttggcccagctcctgcctcccagcagcCTCTTCAGGCCTAGAACTTTCTCCAGTCAGCCTCTACAGACCAAGCTCATGGCACCCAATGTCCTATTTAGTCCCATACCCTACCTCACGACAGTCTCTGCAGATGAGGCTACTGCCTCACGGCAGCCTCCACAGGCGTGGCTCCATCATTACAACGGCCTCTttaggcccagctcctgcctcccagccttctctccaggcccagaactttctCAAATTGACCTCACCAGGCCCGGCTCCTGCCTctcatcagcctcccaagggccagcttttgcctcacagccACCCTCCAAGACCCAGCTCCTGTTTTACAGTGGTGTCTTGAGGCTCACCttctgcctcccggcagcctgtacaagcccagctcctgcgtTAAAACAGCCTGTTtagtcccagctcctgcctctgggTGGCCTATCCAGGCCCAAAATGTCCACAAGTCGGCCCCtcaaggcccagctcctgccttctGTCAGTCTCCCAGGCCCAGCTGCTGCCTCCAGGTGGCCTCTACAAGCCGAGCTCTTTCTTCTGGCTGTGCCTGGAGGCCCAACTTCTGCCTCACAACAAcctcttttggctcagctcctgcccagctcctagtGGCCTTTGTAGGCCCAAAACTGCCTCAAGTCAAGCTTTCCAGGCCCACTTTCTGCCTCTCAATGTCCTggacaggcccagctcctgcgtgaaaatggcctctccaggcccagctcctgcgtGACAATGGCCTCTCCAGGGCCAGCTGTTACCTCCCAGCAgactctccaggcccagcttttGCCTCACGGAGGTCTTCGCTGAACAGTTTCCTACCTGCCTCCTGGCAGCCTTGATAGGCCCAGATCCTGCCTCACACTAACGTCATTAGTGCCAGCTTATGCCTCACGGTGgcttctccaggcccagctcctgccccccAACAGGCTGTCCATGCCCAAAACTTCAAGTCGGCCTCTTCAGGCAGAGCTCCTGCCTAACACTGGCCTCTTTAGGCATGGCTCATGCCTctcggtggcctctccaggcctaGCTCCTGCATCCTGGTGGCTTCTCCAGACCAAGAACGTTCTCAAGTCTGCCATTCCAGGTCCAACTCCTGCCTCTACAggctcaacctctgcctcacagcagactctccaggcccagcctctgcctcaccGCAGCCCCCCATGCCAATCTGCTGCCTTTCAGCAGCCTCTACAGGCCCAGCTCTTGCCTCCCAATGACCTCTCTAGACCAAGCTTATGCCTCACAGTGGCCATTCCGGCCCAGCTTTTGCCTTTTggcagcctctccaggcccagaacttcctcaagtgggcctctccaggcccagctcttcctcctggcTGCATCTCCAGGCCCACCTCCTGCCTCACAACAATGTGTTTCCACTCAGCTCCTGCTCAGCTCCTGGTGGCCTTTGTAGGCCCAAAACTTCCTCACATCAAGTTCTCCAGCACACACTTCTGTCTCCCGGTGGCCTGAACAGGGCCAGCTCCTGCGTGACAgtggcctctccaggctcagctcTTGCCTCACGGAGATCATCCCCGGCCAAGTTCCTGCCTGCCTTCCAGCAGCCTCGACAGGCCCAGTTCCTGCCTCACATTGTTGTCattgggcccagctcatgcctcacggtggcctctccaggcccagctcctgtcCCTGACAGGCTTTCCAGGCCAAAATCTTCCTCAAGTTGGCCTCTCCAGGCTAATCTCTTGCCTCACACTGGCTTCTTTAGGCCCAGCTCATGCTTATTggcagcctctccaggcccagctcctgcatcttggtggcctctccaggcccagctcctgcctcccatcGGCCTCACAGCAGATTCTTCAGGCCCAATATCTGCCTCACTGCGGCGCCCCCCCCAAGCCAAGCTCCTGTCTTTCAGCAGCCTCTACACACCCAGCTCCTGCCACTCGGTGGCCTTCTTAGGCCAAGCTTATGAGTCACAAGGGCCTTACCAGGCCCAACTTTTGTCTCATGGCAACCTTCCCCTGGTCAGGTTCCTGCCTGTCTCCCAGCAGCCTGGACAGGCCCAGGTCCTATCTCACACTGGCCTCTACACCCAGCTCATGCCTcatggtggcctctccaggcccagctccttccCTGGGATGTCATCTCCAGGCCTAAAACTTCCTTAATTCAGcctctctagtcccagctactgcctcctggcagcctctgaaGGCCCAAAGGCTCCTTAAGTTGGCCTCTGCAGGCTCAGTTCCTGCCTCCTATTGGCCTCtacaggcccagcctctgcctcagggTGGCTTCTCTAGGCTCAGCTCTTCCTCGTGGCTGAGTCTGCTGCCTCACAACAACCTCTTTTGGCCCAGTTCCTGCACAGCTCATGGCAGCTGCGGTAGGCCCAAAACTTCCTCAAGTCAAACTCTCCAGGCCTACTTGCTTCCCAGTGGCATGTTCAGGCCCAACTTTGACTTGAGAACAATCTTTGCAGGGCCTGCTCTTGCATCCCAggagcctctccaggcccagctcttgcCTCATGGCAGCTGCCCCAGGCCAAGTTTCTGCCTGCCTGGCAGCAGCCTCAACAGGCACACGTCCTCCCTCACACTGGGCTGTTTAGACCCAACTCATGCCTGTCGTCGCCTATCCAGGCCCAGTTCCTGCCTCCTGTGGACTCTCAGAGCTGCAAACTTACTCAAATCAGCCATTTCAGGCCTAGCTCCTACCTTCTGTTGGCCTCTACAggcgcagcctctgcctcacagtGGAACCTTCAGATCCAGCTCGTGTCTCACTGTAGCATCCTCAGAACAAGCAGCTGCCTTTCAGCAACCTctacaggcccagctcctgcctctgaAAGGCCTCTTTAGGCCAAGCTTATGCCCCATGGTGACTTTTCCAGGCACAGCCTTTGCCTTTTGCAGCCTCTCCAGAATGTCCTCAATTTGGCATCTCCAGGATGAGCTCATCCTCCCGGCTGCGTCAATGGGCCCATTTCCTGCCTCACAACAACCTCTTTTGGCCCAACTCCTGCCAAGTtgctggcagcctctgtaggccacAGAATTCTTAAAGTCAAgctttccaggcccaccttcaGGCTCCCGGCAGCCTCGACAGGACCAAATATTCCCTCACGGCAGCTTCTGAAAGCTGAGTTTCTGCCTGCATCACGGCATCCTCCGAAAACTGAGCATTTGCCTCATGGCGGCCTACCCAGGCCAcaaatctgcctgcctcccagcagTCAACGACAAGTCCAGGTGCTGCTTCACAATGGCCCCTTTAGGCCCAGCTCATGTGAAAAGGCGGAATCTCCAGGCACAGCTCTtgcctcctggcagcctctgcaggcccaaatTGTCCAAAGACGGCTCCTCCCAGCCCAATTCTTGCCTCACATCGGCATACACAGGCCTACACTCTACCTCACAGTGGACCCTCCAGGCCCACCACTTGCCTCATCGTGGCCTCCTGAGGCCAAACTCCTGCTTTTCAGGAGCCTCTACAGGTCCAGCTCCTCCCTCCCAATGTCCTCTATAGGCCAGGCTCAGGCCTCTCGGCGGCCTTTGCTTTTTGACATCCGCTCCAGGCCCACAGCTTCCTGTAGTCGGCATGTCCAGGCCACGCTCTTCCTCTGAACAGCCTCTGCAGCCCAAATCGCCCTGAAGTCAGCCTCTACAGGCTCAGCCCCTCCATCCCAGTGGCCTCTGTAGGGCAACCTCATGCCTCACGGCGGCCTGTACAAGCGTAGCGTTGGCTTCTTTGCATCCTCTACTGGCCCTGAACTTCCTCCAGTCGATCTCTACAGGCGAAGCTCTTCCTTCCAGCGACCTCTGCAGGCTGAAATAGTGGTGCTCATCTCAGCTTCTACAGGGCTAGCCTCCTGCATCCACGTGGCGGCTGCAGGCCCAAATTTTCCTGAAGTCCGTCTCTCCAGGAGGAGCTCTTGCCTCTCAGTGACCTCTCCAGGAGC
This DNA window, taken from Pongo pygmaeus isolate AG05252 chromosome 6, NHGRI_mPonPyg2-v2.0_pri, whole genome shotgun sequence, encodes the following:
- the LOC129041403 gene encoding putative uncharacterized protein FLJ44672 — translated: MTSLDQAYASQWPFRPSFCLLAASPGPELPQVGLSRPSSSSWLHLQAHLLPHNNVFPLSSCSAPGGLCRPKTSSHQVLQHTLLSPGGLNRASSCVTVASPGSALASRRSSPAKFLPAFQQPRQAQFLPHIVVIGPSSCLTVASPGPAPVPDRLSRPKSSSSWPLQANLLPHTGFFRPSSCLLAASPGPAPASWWPLQAQLLPPIGLTADSSGPISASLRRPPQAKLLSFSSLYTPSSCHSVAFLGQAYESQGPYQAQLLSHGNLPLVRFLPVSQQPGQAQVLSHTGLYTQLMPHGGLSRPSSFPGMSSPGLKLP